In a genomic window of Sardina pilchardus chromosome 20, fSarPil1.1, whole genome shotgun sequence:
- the LOC134067754 gene encoding uncharacterized protein LOC134067754, whose amino-acid sequence MGVKPGRVRDMVVMAAKPKQRTVGSGVRSTLYKAVQGELPDPDMLKVAEVYADFPATLAPLITTMAISSDIPLVQSALGQVQEGSLIAMQHPVTLSRNIQYYPDAPPPPPLPLADYRMEPTACQFVCSFQQQLHLVSLQTSLETARQVEASTRDQSLSVEWYRVRSLRVTSSHFREVCHVRGNSTAQQLAERMRKGVVQTAAMKRGLALEPVAVEEYCRVKNLNYWPCGFVIHPDAPWLGCSPDGIVFDPLENPPFGLVEIKCPNAKSYVDCKYLKSNGDTMSLKRQHAYYWQVQGQLLITGMEWCDFVVFAEDDMVIQRIYRDKEIAEVIREKGDHFFFYFYMAVCLR is encoded by the exons ATG GGTGTTAAGCCAGGCCGAGTTAGGGATATGGTTGTGATGGCGGCTAAACCAAAACAGAGGACTGTAGGAAGTGGTGTAAG AAGCACACTGTATAAagcagtgcagggggagctgcCTGATCCAGACATGCTGAAGGTGGCAGAGGTCTACGCTGACTTCCCTGCTACATTGGCGCCACTCATCACCACCATGGCAATCAGCTCAGATATCCCTCTGGTCCAGTCAGCGCTTGGACAAGTCCAGGAGGGAAGTCTTATTGCAATGCAGCACCCGGTAACCCTCAGTAGAAATATCCAGTATTATCCAGatgctcctccaccaccacctttaCCGTTGGCTGATTACAGAATGGAACCCACGGCCTGCCAGTTTGTTTGCAGCTTCCAACAACAGCTGCATCTGGTCTCTCTGCAAACAAGTTTGGAAACTGCCAGACAGGTGGAGGCTTCTACTCGGGACCAAAGCCTGTCTGTGGAGTGGTATCGAGTTAGGAGCCTACGTGTAACATCGTCCCACTTCAGAGAGGTCTGCCATGTACGAGGtaacagtacagcacagcagcttgcagagaggatgagaaagggTGTGGTTCAGACCGCTGCTATGAAGAGGGGCCTGGCACTGGAGCCGGTTGCTGTTGAGGAGTACTGCAGGGTCAAGAACCTCAACTATTGGCCCTGTGGATTTGTAATCCATCCTGATGCCCCCTGGTTAGGCTGTTCCCCTGACGGCATTGTGTTTGATCCCTTAGAAAACCCTCCATTTGGCTTGGTGGAGATCAAATGCCCCAATGCTAAGAGCTATGTCGACTGCAAGTACTTAAAATCAAATGGTGACACTATGTCACTAAAACGGCAGCATGCATACTATTGGCAGGTTCAGGGGCAACTTCTCATCACTGGCATGGAATGGTGTGACTTTGTTGTCTTTGCAGAAGATGACATGGTCATACAAAGGATATACAGAGACAAGGAGATTGCTGAAGTGATACGAGAGAAGGGAGatcactttttcttttatttttacatGGCTGTTTgtttaagataa